The nucleotide sequence CTAGTGTGGTGATGCCTTCTTGAGCGACGGTCATGCCGTAGTCTCTTAGTGTGATCATGCCGTCGGCTTGGGCTTTGTCTCGCAAGTCATCGGTGCTGTCGCCGGACATGATCATTTCGCGGATCGTGTCGTTCATCAGCATCAATTCAAACAAGGCGATCCGGCCTTTGTACCCGGTGTTGTTGCATTTTTCGCAACCGGTGCCCTTGAAGAAGTCGACCTTCTCGACGTCCTCTCGTTTCAAACCCAGCTCCATCAGGATGTCGGAACTGACGCGGGTTTTCTCGCGGCAACCGGTGCAGATTCGGCGCACCAGACGTTGCGCCAAAATCGCTTCCACGGTCGCGCAGATCATGAACGGCTGGATGCCCATGTCGGTCAATCGCGTCACCGTGCTGGGTGAGTCGTTCGTGTGCAATGTGCTGAATACCAAGTGCCCCGTCAGTGCCGCCTGAATCGCGATCTCCGCCGTTTCCAGGTCGCGAATCTCACCGACCAGAATCGTGTCCGGGTCCTGTCGCAGGATCGCCCGCAAGCATGAGGCAAACGTCACGCCCGCGTCCGAGTCGATGGGGATCTGGATAATCCCGTCGATGTCGTATTCCACGGGGTCTTCGGTCGTGATCAGTTTTTCGGTGATGTCATTCATCTCGGACAATGCCGAGTACAGCGTGGTCGTCTTTCCGGAACCGGTCGGCCCGGTCACCAAGACGATGCCGTTGGGCCGGTCGATCGCTTTGCGGAACTTGTCGATCGTGACCGCGTTCATGCCCACGTTGTCGAGCGACAGGTTCACGACGGAGCGGTCGAGCACCCGCATGACCGTCGACTCACCAAAAATGGTAGGCAGCACACTGACGCGAAGGTCGACAGGGTGACCCCCGACCATCAATTCAATCCGGCCGTCTTGCGGCATTCGGCGTTCGGCGATGTCGAGGTCCGCCATCACCTTGATCCGCGTCGTGATCGCGAACGCCAAGTGACGTGGTGGCGGGACCATTTCATAAAGCACGCCTTCGGCCTTAATCCGGATCCGGAACTCATCTTCAAAGGGTTCGAAGTGAATGTCCGACGCGTGATCCTTAATCGCCAACAGCAACACCATGTTCAGCAACTTGCGAACGGGGGCGGAGTCCGCCAGAGCGGCCGCGTCGGTGATATTGAACTTCTCTTGATCCAGAACGCTGGCCGCGGCCACCTTCAGGTCTTCGTCTTCGTTCAGTTCGGCGACCAGCTTTTCAACACTCTCGGCTTCGCTGTCGAAGTGCTTCGTGATGGTCGTGTTGACGTCGCGTTCGGTGGCGACGACGACGCTGATTTCGTAACCCAAGAACGTTCGCAGTTCGTCTTGGATGTTCAGGTTTTGGGGGTCGCACGTGGCGATGGTCAGCATGTTGCTAGCCTTGTCGAACTTGACCGGCACGCACCGATAAAGCTGGGCCATCGTTTCGCTGATCATGCCCAGGATTTCGGGCTCGATCTTCACGCCTTCCAGCGTGACGGTTTGCATCCCCATCTGCTCGGCGAGCGCCTGCATCAGTTGCTCGTCCGTGATCAGCTGCATCCCTTCAGCCACCCGGCCAAAAAGTGCACCGGGCTGTTGTTCCTGTTCTTCCAGTACGATCTCAAGCTGATCATCGGTCAAGAAACCGAGGTCGACGAGGATCTGTCCGATGCGACGCTGTGACATGGTGGTTCTAAAGAGTGGGAATTTAAGTGCGAAAGGTTAACAAGGCGTCAGGTTAACAGTGGGGATGCTTGAAGTGGGAAAGGTGAACAGTGAAGCAGGCTGACTGTGGTCCTGTGGTCCTGCATCTCCTTACTGCTCCGATTGCTCTTCCTCGATTCCTTTGCGGGCTTGAACGATTCGGCGGGCGAGTTCGTCGGGGCCGTGCGACTTGGCCAGCACGTCTTCGACCGTCACCCGGCCAGCCTTCCAGTGCTGGAACAGGGCATCGTCCATCAACTGCATGCCGAACTTGGCTCCCGTTTGCATGGACGAGTTAATACGGAATGTCTTGTTTTCACGGATCAGGTTCGAGATCCCCGAGGTCACCACCAGGACTTCGTAGGCCGCGCATCGACCACCGCCAATCTTGGGCAGCAGCGACTGAGCCACCACGCCAATCAGCGTACTGGCGAGTTGGGTCCGGATCTGATCCTGCAGGTTGCCGGGGAACGCGTCGATGATTCGGTTGACCGTGCCCTGAGCACTGTTCGTGTGCAGGGTGCCGAACACCACGTGCCCGGTTTCCGCCGCACTAATGGCCGCTTCGATGGTTTCCAGGTCGCGAAGCTCACCGACCAGGATCACGTCGGGGTCCTGCCGCAACGCTCGCCGAATCGCTTCGGAGAAGCTCGGCACGTCGACGCCGACTTCCCGTTGATTGATCGTCGATTCTTTGTGGTCGTGGTAGAACTCGATCGGGTCTTCGATCGTGATGATGTGGTGGTCGACGGTCTCGTTGATCAAGTTGATCAAGCTGGCCAGCGTCGTGGACTTGCCCGAACCGGTTGGCCCGGTGACCAAGAACAGACCGCGAGGCCGGTGCACCATTTTGACGACAGATTCCGGCAAGCCGAGTTGCTCGGGTGTCAATTTGTCATTCGGGATCTGCCGCAACACCATCGAGATGAAGCCGCGCTGTTTGAAAACGGAAACCCGGAAACGAGCAAGTTCGCCAAAAGCGAACCCGAAGTCGGCCGAGCCTGTCTCTTGCAGTTCACGCTGACAGCGTTCTGGTGTGATGCTTTTCATCAGCCCGACGGCGTCCTCCGCCTCGAGCGACTTCGTTTCCAGCTTCCGCATCCGACCATGCATACGAAAAACGGGAGGTTGCCCAACGACAATGTGAATGTCACTGACGCCCTGCTTCACCGCAGCCTGCAGCAATTTGTCAATCAGGACGGTAGCCATGGAGTAGCCTTCTTAGCGATTAGCCGTTATTTGCTTGAACGGGGTTGCTGAGGCGGGCTGATCGGCCCGGGTGAAACAGCAATTGGTTTTGGCAATGGTGTGGATCGTGGAAATACAGGAAACAGTCACGTCAAGCGATTGCCCCGACACCCGTCTTCCGTTGTAGTCAGGTCGTGTGGCGAGAACGCCGAATAAAGAGCGACCGAAACAAGGGAAAGTGAATAGGGAGTGAACAGGAAATGAACAGGGGGCAGTCCGGCGGAACGCGAGATAAGGATAGTGGGTGCGGTCGGGCCGGGATGAAATCGTGTGCCGGAGTTGTGTCCAGCGAAGGCATTATCGTGAAACACATGCCAAAAGGCAACGTTTTTCCCCTTTGAAGACCCGGATCGAGCCAAACCCCCGCTTTCCGAGCCGGCGCACGTGAAACAACCGGACCCACATGGGTGGGTAGGTTCGCCAATATGGATGGCTGCATGCCCAAGCAGACGGAGTCGCCCGACCTCGGGCTTTGGCTGGCAAGATGCCAGAACCCTGGCAAGCCCAGCCACACCCCCCATTCAAGCCCAGGCACCCACGTAGCCTAGGCTTCCAGCCTGGGTCCAAACCAGCCTCCAGGATTCCCCATCGGGCGCCGACCACCTATGGATTTCCATTAGGTGCCAGCCACCTTTCGCCCCAGCCACCTTTCGCCCCTGAAGGCGGTCGCAGCAAGCCCATGCTGCTGGATCAGCGCCCCACGCTCGGGTGCTGGTCGATCACCGTATCCAGCGATATTCGCTGCGTTCGACCGCCGGCCAAAGGCTCGCAACGCCATCGATGCAACAGGACTCGCGGGCAATCCACAGCCCTGGCGAGCCCAGTCATAGCAGAAACAGGGCCGAAACCGCGGTAAACGCGGAGCTACAGCGTCGACAGGGACTTCGAGATATGGCTGAGCGAAAGCTCTTCCTGCTCGGTTTGCTTGGCGACCCGGTAAACCTCTTCAAACGTCGTTGTTCCCCGGATCACTTTCAGCATTCCGTCGGCGTAAAGCGTTGACATTCCGTTGCGAATTGCCTCTTCCCGGATCAGTTTGGTGGTCGATCCCTTGAACATCATCTCACGCAAATTGCTGTTCACCAGCATCAGTTCGTAGATCCCGATCCGGCCGCGATAGCCAGACCGACCGCAATAAGTGCACCCACGACCCTTGCTGAACTCCGCCTGCGCAATCATCTCAGGCGGCAACAGTGACTCCCGGATCACCTCTTCGGAAGGCTGGTAGCGGACCTTGCAGCGAGGGCAAATCGTCCGCACCAACCGCTGGGCCAGCACCGCGATTACGGAACTAGCCACCATATAGGATGGTACACCGATGTCTACCATTCGGGAGATAGCACTGGGCGCATCGTTCGTATGTAACGTACTGAAAACCAGGTGTCCAGTTAATGAGGCCTGGATTCCCATCGATGCGGTCTCATGATCTCGCATTTCACCGACCAGGATGATGTTCGGTGCTTGGCGGAGCATGGCCCGAATGATGCGTCCAAAGTCCAGCCCGATCGAGTGCTTCACTTCGACTTGGTTGATCCCGGGCAGGTAGTACTCGACCGGGTCCTCCGCGGTGATGATCTTGCGGTCGGGTCGGTTCAGTGCGTTCAACGACGCATAGAGGGTGGTGGTCTTCCCCGAACCGGTGGGGCCGGTAACCAGGATGATTCCGTTGGGCCGTTTGATCAGCGAGTTGAAATTCTTGAAGTCACGCTCGGACAAACCGAGCTGGCGGGTGCCGACCTTGATGTTGTCCTTGTCGAGCAGTCGCATGACGCAGGACTGGCCGTGGTTGGTCGGGATGATGCTGACCCGCAGGTCGAGCTGCTTGTCACCCACGGTGATCTTGATCCGCCCGTCAGTGGGGCGTCGCTTTTCGGAGATGTCGATCTTCGAAAGGATTTTGATCCGGGCGATGATGGCCGATAACATCCGCCGGGGGGCTGCTTCCCGCTCTACACAACGGCCATCAATACGATAACGGATTCGGACACGGTGCTCGAAGGGTTCGATGTGAATGTCACTGGCCCGGAGCTGGACCGCTTCGGCGATCATCAGGTTGACCAGGCGGATCACGGGAGCGGAATCGTCGCCCTCGTCGCCGTCTTCCATCCCGTCGGCGCCACTGTCGGTTTCGGTGAAGTCGATCGCCGTGTCCGTGAACTCCTGGAGCATCGAGTCAGCGGACTCACCTTCGACCTGACCGTAATACTGGTTGATCGCTCCGTTGATCGCCTCCTTGGGGGCCAACGCGGTCTCGATCTTCCGGTTCAGGATGAATCGCAGCTTTTCGACCGTTTCCAGGTCAAAGGGGTCAGCAATCAAGATTGTTAGTGCCCCGTCTTCTTCTTTGTAGGGCAGGACCATGTTTTCCCGGGCGACCGATTCGGGCACCAGTTCGATCACGGATTCGTTGACCCGTACCGAACGCAGGTCCACGTAGGGAATCTTATGGAACTTGGCCAACGCCTGGGCGACTTCTTCGGGCGTCGCATATTCCAGTTTCACCAGCACATCGCCGACTTCCATCTTGC is from Neorhodopirellula lusitana and encodes:
- a CDS encoding GspE/PulE family protein, with product MSRTMQEFTDLLLQQGVISLDQLTEAEDVAKTSKMEVGDVLVKLEYATPEEVAQALAKFHKIPYVDLRSVRVNESVIELVPESVARENMVLPYKEEDGALTILIADPFDLETVEKLRFILNRKIETALAPKEAINGAINQYYGQVEGESADSMLQEFTDTAIDFTETDSGADGMEDGDEGDDSAPVIRLVNLMIAEAVQLRASDIHIEPFEHRVRIRYRIDGRCVEREAAPRRMLSAIIARIKILSKIDISEKRRPTDGRIKITVGDKQLDLRVSIIPTNHGQSCVMRLLDKDNIKVGTRQLGLSERDFKNFNSLIKRPNGIILVTGPTGSGKTTTLYASLNALNRPDRKIITAEDPVEYYLPGINQVEVKHSIGLDFGRIIRAMLRQAPNIILVGEMRDHETASMGIQASLTGHLVFSTLHTNDAPSAISRMVDIGVPSYMVASSVIAVLAQRLVRTICPRCKVRYQPSEEVIRESLLPPEMIAQAEFSKGRGCTYCGRSGYRGRIGIYELMLVNSNLREMMFKGSTTKLIREEAIRNGMSTLYADGMLKVIRGTTTFEEVYRVAKQTEQEELSLSHISKSLSTL
- a CDS encoding type IV pilus twitching motility protein PilT codes for the protein MATVLIDKLLQAAVKQGVSDIHIVVGQPPVFRMHGRMRKLETKSLEAEDAVGLMKSITPERCQRELQETGSADFGFAFGELARFRVSVFKQRGFISMVLRQIPNDKLTPEQLGLPESVVKMVHRPRGLFLVTGPTGSGKSTTLASLINLINETVDHHIITIEDPIEFYHDHKESTINQREVGVDVPSFSEAIRRALRQDPDVILVGELRDLETIEAAISAAETGHVVFGTLHTNSAQGTVNRIIDAFPGNLQDQIRTQLASTLIGVVAQSLLPKIGGGRCAAYEVLVVTSGISNLIRENKTFRINSSMQTGAKFGMQLMDDALFQHWKAGRVTVEDVLAKSHGPDELARRIVQARKGIEEEQSEQ
- a CDS encoding GspE/PulE family protein codes for the protein MSQRRIGQILVDLGFLTDDQLEIVLEEQEQQPGALFGRVAEGMQLITDEQLMQALAEQMGMQTVTLEGVKIEPEILGMISETMAQLYRCVPVKFDKASNMLTIATCDPQNLNIQDELRTFLGYEISVVVATERDVNTTITKHFDSEAESVEKLVAELNEDEDLKVAAASVLDQEKFNITDAAALADSAPVRKLLNMVLLLAIKDHASDIHFEPFEDEFRIRIKAEGVLYEMVPPPRHLAFAITTRIKVMADLDIAERRMPQDGRIELMVGGHPVDLRVSVLPTIFGESTVMRVLDRSVVNLSLDNVGMNAVTIDKFRKAIDRPNGIVLVTGPTGSGKTTTLYSALSEMNDITEKLITTEDPVEYDIDGIIQIPIDSDAGVTFASCLRAILRQDPDTILVGEIRDLETAEIAIQAALTGHLVFSTLHTNDSPSTVTRLTDMGIQPFMICATVEAILAQRLVRRICTGCREKTRVSSDILMELGLKREDVEKVDFFKGTGCEKCNNTGYKGRIALFELMLMNDTIREMIMSGDSTDDLRDKAQADGMITLRDYGMTVAQEGITTLDEIVRETVNE